A single window of Dermacentor albipictus isolate Rhodes 1998 colony chromosome 1, USDA_Dalb.pri_finalv2, whole genome shotgun sequence DNA harbors:
- the LOC135919892 gene encoding alpha-1,3-mannosyl-glycoprotein 2-beta-N-acetylglucosaminyltransferase-like, which translates to MNRLHVLLLAGALLWALVTGLIFVQINQSRLHNVLHSQAIVLERDVRSQLHSNDEVLDRLKQWKKAIDDAREEQEVIAVLVLTCNRVTVTRTLNQVMRYRPSQRRFPVIVSQDGYDNATSELLLHYQRKHKFTLLHQPDQKMLTEGITAVFNIEGYHRISRHYKWALTQVFDRLKHTAVIVLEDDLDIAPDFFEYFASLLSILRKDPTLFCVSAYNDNGKRSHISLLPDMLHRTDFFSGLGWLMTRELWNEIGSRWPKAFWDDWMRQPQQRKGRACIRPEVSRSRTFGRVGVSDGQFFDMYLRDVYLNKVFVRFSGMDLSYLLQNRYDHAFQMTVSESRIYSFEDLKKGLVTQTPARIPYANESEFAEIAVVLDIMKDFKAGVPRTAYKGVVSTYMDGIRLFVVPHPWPFEPHPHKANQLSGQLARRPLR; encoded by the coding sequence ATGAACCGGCTGCACGTGCTTCTGCTGGCCGGCGCCCTTCTCTGGGCCCTCGTCACCGGGCTCATATTCGTGCAGATCAACCAGAGTCGCTTGCACAACGTTTTGCACTCGCAGGCGATCGTGCTGGAGCGAGACGTGCGCTCGCAGCTCCACTCTAACGATGAAGTGCTCGACCGGCTTAAGCAGTGGAAGAAAGCGATCGACGACGCCAGGGAGGAGCAGGAGGTCATCGCAGTCCTGGTGCTCACCTGCAACCGAGTGACCGTGACACGCACGCTGAACCAGGTGATGCGGTACCGCCCGTCGCAGCGACGGTTCCCTGTCATCGTTAGCCAGGACGGCTACGATAACGCCACCTCCGAACTACTTCTCCATTATCAGCGGAAGCACAAGTTTACTCTCCTTCATCAGCCCGATCAGAAGATGCTCACAGAGGGTATAACGGCAGTGTTTAACATCGAGGGTTACCACCGCATCTCGCGGCATTACAAGTGGGCGCTCACGCAAGTTTTCGATCGTCTGAAACACACCGCCGTCATTGTGCTTGAGGACGACTTGGACATTGCGCCCGACTTCTTCGAGTATTTCGCTTCGCTGCTTTCCATTCTGCGGAAGGATCCCACCTTGTTTTGCGTGTCTGCTTACAACGATAACGGCAAACGAAGTCACATCTCCTTGTTGCCAGATATGCTGCACCGCACAGACTTCTTCTCAGGATTAGGGTGGCTCATGACTCGTGAGTTATGGAATGAGATTGGTTCTCGATGGCCTAAAGCTTTCTGGGATGACTGGATGCGCCAGCCTCAACAACGCAAAGGCCGCGCGTGCATCCGGCCCGAAGTGTCACGCTCACGGACGTTCGGTCGTGTAGGCGTCAGCGATGGGCAATTCTTCGACATGTACTTGAGAGACGTGTACCTCAACAAAGTCTTCGTGCGCTTTAGTGGCATGGACTTAAGTTACTTGCTCCAAAATCGTTACGACCACGCGTTTCAAATGACAGTTAGCGAGAGCAGGATATACAGCTTCGAGGATCTCAAAAAGGGACTCGTTACTCAAACTCCGGCAAGGATACCTTACGCGAATGAGAGTGAGTTTGCTGAAATCGCGGTAGTTCTGGACATAATGAAAGATTTTAAGGCAGGCGTTCCGCGCACCGCTTACAAGGGCGTTGTCAGCACTTACATGGACGGGATACGGTTGTTCGTTGTGCCTCATCCGTGGCCCTTTGAACCTCACCCCCACAAGGCGAATCAACTGAGTGGTCAGCTCGCGCGGCGGCCGCTGCGGTAG